The nucleotide sequence AATGTTCGCCTTGAAACAGGTGTGGCATCAATTGCAAAGCATGGTGGTGTAAGCATTATGCAATTCAATATCATCTATCAAATGATTGACGAGTTGAAGTTGGCGATGGCCGATCAGCTCGAACCGGAGCTTTCTGAAAAGAAAATGGGTGGTGCCGAAGTTCGCCAAATATTCCCGGTTGGTCGCTCAACGGCTGCTGGTTGCTTGGTATCCGATGGGCGTATCGCCCGTGATGCACGCGCTCGTGTTTTACGTAAAGGAGAAGAAATCTTCATGGGTAAGATCTCTATGCTGAAACGCTTCAAGGAGGATGTGAATGAGGTTCGCACCGGTTACGAGTGCGGTGTCCAGTTATCGGGCTTCGGGGACTACGAAGAGGGAGATATTATCGAGTGTTTCGAGATTGAGAAGAATCGAGCATCCTTGTAGTGTAAGTAGCTAACTCTTGAATACAATTTAATCACTGCCGGTTATGGGTCAGAGGAATTTAAGAGTTAACGTTTTGGTAAAACAAGAAGTGAGCCAGCTTCTGCACACACGGTATCAAGGGCAGACAGTGTTTATTACGATTACAGATGTTTTGGTCTCCCCCGATCTGCGAAATGGCCGTGTCTATTATGCCGTGATCGGCGGGGAGGAGGAAAAGAAAAAAGCTTCAAGGTTTTTTCATCAAAATGCTCGAGATATTCGCGATCAATTGAGCAAAAATATCGTTTTAAAATATCTCCCATTCCTAACCTACCATTTTGACGATTCCATCGCACGTGGCGTCGAAATTATCGAACTGATTGACCAGGTTACTGACAAAGATTCTCAAAAGGAAAACCTATAGAAAAATGCCTTATTATCCGAATACTTCACCTCAGTTTAAAGCACTGGTAGATTCGCTTGCTGGTAAAAAGATAGCAGTCGTTGGCCATGTTCGGCCAGACGGTGATTGCATCGGCTCTCAGGTAGCCTTGTGTCGTGCCCTGAAGTCCGTTAATGTTGAAGCTGTCTGCGTGAACCAAGACGAAGTTCCTGGGACCCTTGAGTTTTTAATAGAAAATACTCCCTTTTATAGAGGTGCTGATTTCGACTTCGACGGTTGGGATGTCGTAACAGTTGATTGCGCTGATAGAAAACGAATTGGAGTGGATGTAGCTCCCCGCGCACCGAAACCCATTGGTAACATTGATCACCATATCTCCAATACGCTTTATGGTGAAACGAATTTAATTGAAGGAACGTCCTCGGCAACTGGAGAGATCCTGGCCGGATATTTTCTCGATTGTGGTTACGAAATCGATGTGGATACCGCCAATGCTTTATATGTAGGCATTGCTACCGACACGGGACAATTTCGATTTCCTTCCACAACGAAACACACTTTTGATTTAGCAGGCGTTTTGATCGAGCGAGGTGTGGATCTTAATAAGGTGAATCTTGAACTTTATGAGCGTGAAAGTTTTTCACGTCTCGAGTTGATGCAACGGTTTTTACAATCGCTTAAGCTTCATTTCGACGGTCGTGTATGCGTTGGTCTTCTCGAAGATGGTGTTTATGAGGCCGTTGGTGCAAAGACAGAGGACTCGGAAGGACTTGTTGATTTTGCTCGAAGCATCGACGGAGTGGATATCGGTGTCTTGCTTGAGGAGCGATCTGGTATGATTAAGGGTAGTCTTCGAGCCAAAGAGAAAAAATACCGCGTCGATGAAATTGCAAAAGTCTACAAAGGAGGTGGCCACGCAGCTGCCGCGGGTTTAAATTACGAGTCGACGATTGAAGCGTTTTTGCCCGAATTGCTTAAGGCAATTGGAGATCAATTAAAAAAAGTGGATTCAAGTTTATAATAAAGAGACATGGCTCAGGTATTGAATGACTTCGATGGCGTATTGCTGATCGATAAACCTACTGGGATTACTTCCCATGATGTAGTCGATCGGGTTCGTCGAAAATTAAAAATGAAACGTGTGGGGCACGCAGGAACTCTAGACCCGCTTGCTACGGGTCTCTTGATTATTCTAGTCGGAAAAGCGACAAAACTGTCCGCACGCCTTATGGGTTTGGACAAAGAATATGAAGGCACTATTGAGTTTGGGAAAACTTCAGATTCATACGATATTGATGGCGAGATTGTAGATACCAGGGAAGTGCCAGATAGCATCACCTCCGAACGCATCCAGGAAGAAATGAATGCCTATATTGGTGACCAGTACCAAACACCGCCGATGTTTTCGGCAGTAAAAATAAAAGGGGTCCCTCTGTACAAGCACGCTCGAAAGGGAATGGAGGTGCCGCGTGAACCACGGTTTATTCGCGTATCCAGCTATACGCTGAATTCATGGGAAAGTCCGAAAGCAGAATTTTATGTCTACTGCACCAAAGGAACTTATATTCGAAGTCTGGTGCATGATGTTGGACAAAAATTAGGATGTGGCGGCATGCTAATTCAATTGAGACGAACGGCT is from Verrucomicrobiota bacterium and encodes:
- the rbfA gene encoding 30S ribosome-binding factor RbfA, yielding MGQRNLRVNVLVKQEVSQLLHTRYQGQTVFITITDVLVSPDLRNGRVYYAVIGGEEEKKKASRFFHQNARDIRDQLSKNIVLKYLPFLTYHFDDSIARGVEIIELIDQVTDKDSQKENL
- a CDS encoding bifunctional oligoribonuclease/PAP phosphatase NrnA, whose protein sequence is MPYYPNTSPQFKALVDSLAGKKIAVVGHVRPDGDCIGSQVALCRALKSVNVEAVCVNQDEVPGTLEFLIENTPFYRGADFDFDGWDVVTVDCADRKRIGVDVAPRAPKPIGNIDHHISNTLYGETNLIEGTSSATGEILAGYFLDCGYEIDVDTANALYVGIATDTGQFRFPSTTKHTFDLAGVLIERGVDLNKVNLELYERESFSRLELMQRFLQSLKLHFDGRVCVGLLEDGVYEAVGAKTEDSEGLVDFARSIDGVDIGVLLEERSGMIKGSLRAKEKKYRVDEIAKVYKGGGHAAAAGLNYESTIEAFLPELLKAIGDQLKKVDSSL
- the truB gene encoding tRNA pseudouridine(55) synthase TruB, with the protein product MAQVLNDFDGVLLIDKPTGITSHDVVDRVRRKLKMKRVGHAGTLDPLATGLLIILVGKATKLSARLMGLDKEYEGTIEFGKTSDSYDIDGEIVDTREVPDSITSERIQEEMNAYIGDQYQTPPMFSAVKIKGVPLYKHARKGMEVPREPRFIRVSSYTLNSWESPKAEFYVYCTKGTYIRSLVHDVGQKLGCGGMLIQLRRTASNNLTLKDSVTLEDFEGESLSQISKYLMPGYKALTPEAES